A window of the Brassica napus cultivar Da-Ae chromosome A2, Da-Ae, whole genome shotgun sequence genome harbors these coding sequences:
- the LOC106403946 gene encoding homeobox protein knotted-1-like 3 isoform X2: MAFHHNHLSQDLSFNHFTDQDGPPPPPPQQQQQQQHFHDAPPPNWLNTALLRSDNNNFLNLQTSAANTTAATTSDSPSSAAANQWLPRSSSILQRAENNNSSGAAVVVDEGGAETMIGGENKNDGGGGGAATAAEGVVSWQNARQKAEILSHPLYEQLLSAHVACLRIATPVDQLPRIDAQLAQSQNVVAKYSALGAGQGLVGDDDKELDQFMTHYVLLLCSFKEQLQQHVRVHAMEAVMACWEIEQSLQSLTGVSPGEGTGATMSDDEDEQQVESDANMFDGGGGLDVLGFGPLVPTESERSLMERVRQELKHELKQGYKEKIVDIREEILRKRRAGKLPGDTTSVLKAWWQSHSKWPYPTEEDKARLVQETGLQLKQINNWFINQRKRNWHSNPSSSTVLKNKRKK, translated from the exons ATGGCGTTTCACCACAATCATCTCTCTCAAGACCTCTCTTTCAATCATTTCACCGACCAAGACGGACCTCCTCCGCCGCCTCCgcaacagcagcagcagcagcaacattTCCACGACGCTCCGCCTCCTAATTGGCTCAACACGGCGCTTCTACGCTCAGACAACAACAACTTCCTCAACCTCCAAACGTCCGCCGCCAACACCACCGCCGCAACCACCTCCGATTCTCCTTCCTCCGCCGCTGCTAACCAGTGGCTACCCCGTTCCTCTTCCATCCTCCAGCGTGCCGAAAACAACAACAGCTCCGGCGCCGCCGTTGTCGTCGACGAAGGAGGAGCAGAGACGATGATCGGCGGCGAGAACAAGAacgacggaggaggaggaggagctgcGACGGCGGCGGAGGGAGTAGTGAGCTGGCAGAATGCGAGGCAAAAGGCGGAGATACTCTCCCATCCCCTCTACGAGCAGCTTCTGTCGGCGCACGTCGCGTGTCTGAGAATCGCGACGCCGGTTGATCAGCTTCCGAGGATCGACGCGCAGCTTGCTCAGTCGCAGAACGTCGTCGCGAAGTACTCTGCTTTAGGCGCCGGCCAAGGACTCGTCGGCGACGACGACAAAGAGCTTGACCAGTTCATG ACGCATTATGTTTTGCTTCTGTGTTCTTTCAAAGAGCAACTTCAACAACACGTGCGTGTTCATGCAATGGAAGCTGTCATGGCTTGCTGGGAGATTGAGCAGTCTCTTCAAAGCCTAACAG GCGTGTCTCCGGGAGAAGGCACGGGGGCAACAATgtctgatgatgaagatgaacaaCAAGTAGAGAGCGATGCTAATATGTTCGATGGAGGAGGAGGCTTAGATGTATTGGGGTTTGGTCCTCTGGTTCCTACTGAGAGCGAGAGATCTTTGATGGAGCGTGTTAGACAAGAACTCAAACATGAACTCAAACAG GGTTACAAGGAGAAAATAGTAGACATAAGGGAGGAGATACTGAGGAAGAGAAGAGCTGGGAAGTTACCAGGAGACACCACTTCTGTTCTCAAAGCATGGTGGCAATCTCATTCCAAATGGCCTTACCCTACT GAGGAAGATAAGGCGAGGTTGGTGCAGGAGACAGGTTTGCAGCTAAAGCAGATAAACAATTGGTTCATTAATCAGAGAAAGAGGAACTGGCATAGCAATCCATCTTCTTCCACTGTCTTGAAGAACAAACGAAAAAA GTGA
- the LOC106403926 gene encoding hydroxyproline O-arabinosyltransferase 1 has product MGCGGTTLFYPLLITLSVALITYNIIISSNTPLKQGFPSSSSSSSSIIDPVIELPRGGSRIRGSKRRLFHTAVTASDSVYNTWQCRVMYYWFKKIRASSGPGSEMGGFTRILHNGKPDQYMDEIPTFVAQPLPPGTDQGYVVLNRPWAFVQWLQQADIKEDYILMSEPDHLIVKPIPNLAKDGYGAAFPFFYIEPKKYEKVLRKYYPEERGPVTDIDPIGNSPVIVGKEALKKIAPTWMNVSLAMKKDPEADKAFGWVLEMYAYAVSSALHGVSNILHKDFMIQPPWDTGVGDKYIIHYTYGCDYDMKGKLTYGKVGEWRFDKRSYDSTPPPRNLTMPPPGVSQSVVTLVKMVNEATANIPNWGE; this is encoded by the exons ATGGGTTGCGGTGGAACAACTCTGTTCTACCCACTCCTCATTACCCTCTCTGTCGCTCTCATCACATACAACATCATCATCTCCTCCAACACTCCTCTCAAACAAGGCttcccctcctcctcctcttcctcctcatccATCATTGACCCAGTCATCGAACTGCCACGTGGCGGATCCAGGATCCGCGGAAGCAAGCGAAGACTCTTCCACACGGCCGTCACAGCCTCCGACTCAGTCTACAACACGTGGCAATGCAGAGTCATGTACTACTGGTTCAAAAAGATCCGAGCTTCCTCCGGACCCGGATCCGAAATGGGCGGGTTCACCCGGATCTTGCACAACGGTAAaccggatcagtacatggatgAGATTCCAACTTTCGTCGCTCAGCCTTTACCACCTGGAACGGATCAG GGTTATGTTGTGTTGAACAGACCATGGGCGTTTGTGCAGTGGCTTCAACAAGCTGACATTAAAGAAGA TTATATACTTATGTCGGAGCCTGATCACCTCATTGTGAAACCTATACCGAACCTAGCTAAAGATGGGTATGGAGCTGCCTTTCCTTTCTTTTATATCGAACCGAAGAAGTATGAGAAGGTGTTGAGGAAGTATTATCCGGAAGAGAGAGGGCCTGTGACTGATATTGATCCTATTGGGAACTCTCCTGTCATTGTCGGAAAG GAAGCTTTGAAGAAGATTGCTCCAACTTGGATGAATGTTTCTTTGGCTATGAAGAAGGATCCTGAAGCTGACAAGGCTTTTGGTTGGGTTCTTGAAAT GTATGCTTATGCTGTATCATCTGCATTGCATGGTGTTAGCAATATTTTACACAAAGACTTCATGATTCAG CCTCCATGGGACACAGGGGTTGGTGACAAGTACATCATACACTACACTTATGGATGTGACTATGATATGAAG GGTAAGTTAACCTACGGGAAGGTTGGGGAATGGAGATTTGACAAAAGATCGTATGATAGCACACCGCCACCAAGGAACCTCACAATGCCTCCACCTGGTGTTTCACAGAGTGTG GTAacattggtgaagatggtgaaTGAAGCCACTGCAAATATTCCAAACTGGGGAGAATAG
- the LOC106403938 gene encoding flotillin-like protein 2, which translates to MFRVARASQYLAITGAGIEDIKLSKKSWVFPWQSCTVFDVSPVNYTFKVQAMSAEKLPFVLPAVFTIGPRVDDPEALILYARLISPHANGSNHVHELVEGVIEGETRVLAASMTMEEIFKGTKDFKKEVFDKVQLELDQFGLIIYNANVKQLVDVPGHEYFSYLGQKTQMEAANQARIDVSEAKMKGEIGAKERNGLTIQNAAKIDAESKIIMMQRQGEGTKEEIKVKTEIKVFENQKEADVAKANAELAMKKAAWDRDAQVAEVEATKAVALREAELQTEVEKMNALTRTEKLKAEFLSKASVEYETKVQEANWELYNKQKQAEAVLYEKQKEAEAQRAAADASFYTKQKEAEGLVALASAQGTYLRTLLDALHNDYSALRDFLMINNGSYLEIAKINAIAVKDLQPKISVWNHGGEQGIGGGSGSGNAMKDIAGLYKMLPPVLDTVYEQTGMQPPAWIGTLAAAES; encoded by the exons ATGTTCAGGGTTGCTAGAGCTTCACAGTACCTAGCGATCACTGGTGCTGGTATCGAAGACATCAAGCTCTCCAAGAAATCATGGGTGTTTCCATGGCAATCTTGCACCGTCTTCGACGTTTCTCCGGTCAACTACACTTTCAAAGTCCAGGCCATGAGCGCTGAGAAGCTTCCTTTCGTTCTCCCGGCCGTCTTCACCATCGGACCTCGCGTGGACGACCCTGAAGCGCTGATTCTGTACGCTAGGCTTATTTCTCCTCACGCCAATGGATCCAACCACGTCCATGAGCTTGTTGAAGGTGTTATCGAAGGAGAGACTCGTGTCCTCGCTGCCTCCATGACCATGGAAGAGATCTTCAAAG GGACAAAGGATTTTAAGAAGGAGGTGTTTGATAAGGTTCAACTAGAACTAGACCAGTTCGGTCTCATAATTTACAATGCTAACGTGAAGCAGCTCGTTGATGTGCCTGGACATGAGTACTTCTCTTACTTGGGTCAGAAAACTCAAATGGAAGCAGCAAATCAAGCGAGGATCGATGTATCTGAGGCCAAGATGAAGGGAGAGATAGGTGCTAAGGAACGTAACGGGCTTACTATTCAGAACGCAGCTAAAATTGATGCGGAGTCAAAGATCATAATGATGCAGAGGCAAGGAGAAGGGACAAAGGAAGAGATCAAAGTGAAGACTGAGATTAAAGTGTTTGAGAATCAGAAGGAAGCTGATGTGGCTAAGGCCAATGCTGAGCTTGCTATGAAGAAAGCTGCGTGGGATAGGGATGCTCAGGTTGCTGAGGTTGAAGCAACGAAAGCAGTGGCTTTGAGAGAAGCTGAGCTTCAGACAGAGGTTGAGAAAATGAATGCGTTGACTCGGACAGAGAAGCTCAAGGCTGAGTTCCTTAGCAAAGCAAGTGTTGAGTATGAAACAaag GTTCAAGAAGCAAACTGGGAACTATACAACAAGCAGAAGCAAGCAGAGGCGGTTCTATACGAGAAGCAAAAGGAAGCCGAGGCACAGAGAGCTGCAGCAGACGCATCATTCTACACAAAGCAGAAAGAAGCAGAAGGACTTGTTGCTTTAGCAAGTGCTCAGGGGACTTACCTCAGAACCCTCCTAGACGCTCTTCACAATGACTATTCTGCACTGAGAGACTTCCTGATGATTAACAATGGTTCTTATTTGGAGATTGCTAAGATTAACGCCATTGCGGTTAAGGACTTGCAGCCCAAGATTAGCGTTTGGAACCATGGTGGTGAACAGGGGATTGGTGGTGGTAGTGGTAGTGGGAACGCTATGAAGGATATAGCTGGACTTTACAAGATGTTGCCTCCGGTTCTTGATACGGTTTATGAGCAGACTGGGATGCAGCCACCGGCTTGGATCGGTACGCTAGCTGCTGCAGAGTCTTAA
- the LOC106403958 gene encoding uncharacterized protein LOC106403958 isoform X2: MATDQENLLSDEYNETATLCGCGYLRRFHVFRWRRVGGGDSGWSGNLQEERSESWWSRKLKVLKEISEKIAGPKWKNFIRSFSKKKKVKRDVDFTYDLENYSLNFDEGGDNPSPESVNGPIEQE, from the exons ATGGCCACAGATCAAGAAAATCTCCTCTCTGATGAATACAACGAAACGGCGACGCTTTGCGGGTGTGGGTATCTCCGTAGGTTCCATGTGTTCCGGTGGCGAAGAGTAGGAGGAGGAGACAGTGGCTGGAGCGGTAACTTGCAGGAAGAAAGAAGTGAAAGCTGGTGGAGCAGGAAACTTAAGGTGCTAAAGGAGATTTCTGAGAAAATTGCGGGACCAAAGTGGAAAAACTTTATAAGAAGTTttagcaagaagaagaaggtgaagagggATGTTGATTTCACGTACGATCTTGAAAACTACAGTCTTAATTTTGATGAGGGAGGTGATAATCCTTCACCGGAGAG TGTTAATGGTCCCATTGAGCAAGAATAG
- the LOC106403946 gene encoding homeobox protein knotted-1-like 3 isoform X1 encodes MAFHHNHLSQDLSFNHFTDQDGPPPPPPQQQQQQQHFHDAPPPNWLNTALLRSDNNNFLNLQTSAANTTAATTSDSPSSAAANQWLPRSSSILQRAENNNSSGAAVVVDEGGAETMIGGENKNDGGGGGAATAAEGVVSWQNARQKAEILSHPLYEQLLSAHVACLRIATPVDQLPRIDAQLAQSQNVVAKYSALGAGQGLVGDDDKELDQFMTHYVLLLCSFKEQLQQHVRVHAMEAVMACWEIEQSLQSLTGVSPGEGTGATMSDDEDEQQVESDANMFDGGGGLDVLGFGPLVPTESERSLMERVRQELKHELKQGYKEKIVDIREEILRKRRAGKLPGDTTSVLKAWWQSHSKWPYPTEEDKARLVQETGLQLKQINNWFINQRKRNWHSNPSSSTVLKNKRKNNAGDSSGRERFT; translated from the exons ATGGCGTTTCACCACAATCATCTCTCTCAAGACCTCTCTTTCAATCATTTCACCGACCAAGACGGACCTCCTCCGCCGCCTCCgcaacagcagcagcagcagcaacattTCCACGACGCTCCGCCTCCTAATTGGCTCAACACGGCGCTTCTACGCTCAGACAACAACAACTTCCTCAACCTCCAAACGTCCGCCGCCAACACCACCGCCGCAACCACCTCCGATTCTCCTTCCTCCGCCGCTGCTAACCAGTGGCTACCCCGTTCCTCTTCCATCCTCCAGCGTGCCGAAAACAACAACAGCTCCGGCGCCGCCGTTGTCGTCGACGAAGGAGGAGCAGAGACGATGATCGGCGGCGAGAACAAGAacgacggaggaggaggaggagctgcGACGGCGGCGGAGGGAGTAGTGAGCTGGCAGAATGCGAGGCAAAAGGCGGAGATACTCTCCCATCCCCTCTACGAGCAGCTTCTGTCGGCGCACGTCGCGTGTCTGAGAATCGCGACGCCGGTTGATCAGCTTCCGAGGATCGACGCGCAGCTTGCTCAGTCGCAGAACGTCGTCGCGAAGTACTCTGCTTTAGGCGCCGGCCAAGGACTCGTCGGCGACGACGACAAAGAGCTTGACCAGTTCATG ACGCATTATGTTTTGCTTCTGTGTTCTTTCAAAGAGCAACTTCAACAACACGTGCGTGTTCATGCAATGGAAGCTGTCATGGCTTGCTGGGAGATTGAGCAGTCTCTTCAAAGCCTAACAG GCGTGTCTCCGGGAGAAGGCACGGGGGCAACAATgtctgatgatgaagatgaacaaCAAGTAGAGAGCGATGCTAATATGTTCGATGGAGGAGGAGGCTTAGATGTATTGGGGTTTGGTCCTCTGGTTCCTACTGAGAGCGAGAGATCTTTGATGGAGCGTGTTAGACAAGAACTCAAACATGAACTCAAACAG GGTTACAAGGAGAAAATAGTAGACATAAGGGAGGAGATACTGAGGAAGAGAAGAGCTGGGAAGTTACCAGGAGACACCACTTCTGTTCTCAAAGCATGGTGGCAATCTCATTCCAAATGGCCTTACCCTACT GAGGAAGATAAGGCGAGGTTGGTGCAGGAGACAGGTTTGCAGCTAAAGCAGATAAACAATTGGTTCATTAATCAGAGAAAGAGGAACTGGCATAGCAATCCATCTTCTTCCACTGTCTTGAAGAACAAACGAAAAAA CAATGCAGGTGACAGTAGCGGAAGAGAGCGTTTCACGTAG
- the LOC106403958 gene encoding uncharacterized protein LOC106403958 isoform X1, whose translation MATDQENLLSDEYNETATLCGCGYLRRFHVFRWRRVGGGDSGWSGNLQEERSESWWSRKLKVLKEISEKIAGPKWKNFIRSFSKKKKVKRDVDFTYDLENYSLNFDEGGDNPSPESWLRRWHCVPVSKYGVFDAYVLLCLY comes from the exons ATGGCCACAGATCAAGAAAATCTCCTCTCTGATGAATACAACGAAACGGCGACGCTTTGCGGGTGTGGGTATCTCCGTAGGTTCCATGTGTTCCGGTGGCGAAGAGTAGGAGGAGGAGACAGTGGCTGGAGCGGTAACTTGCAGGAAGAAAGAAGTGAAAGCTGGTGGAGCAGGAAACTTAAGGTGCTAAAGGAGATTTCTGAGAAAATTGCGGGACCAAAGTGGAAAAACTTTATAAGAAGTTttagcaagaagaagaaggtgaagagggATGTTGATTTCACGTACGATCTTGAAAACTACAGTCTTAATTTTGATGAGGGAGGTGATAATCCTTCACCGGAGAG TTGGTTGAGGCGGTGGCATTGTGTACCAGTGAGCAAGTATGGTGTCTTTGATGCATATGTTTTGTTATGTTTATACTAA